In Acinonyx jubatus isolate Ajub_Pintada_27869175 chromosome A3, VMU_Ajub_asm_v1.0, whole genome shotgun sequence, a genomic segment contains:
- the PCARE gene encoding photoreceptor cilium actin regulator yields MGCTPSHNDLVNSVAKSGIQFFKKPKAILPGRQGGSERCSTPSLLPTSTCYDSGGGLSQGQRLAQEHSSSQTQSSAEGLCQLPRDPTVGKGKDMEGLPPKAKTSQSHLGKSQSRTAKDMPSKTQSSHGSPGAASSGEASEESNTQERMLRCHTCGQQGHCCQNSIPAHEPQGKVDFPEPLVKAHQHAYTYLHSSLSKYEAILCITHQATQTQELLQPMVSFLLLCFDEVNRLLGEISKDGEVLLQEVREDLAWPLRKGEPQEQPDLLPQLLQHTVSKLLVLRGMVASLTGSFLESSSSYLHATASHVGKKLSTKRGVDECLLRALGQLESLVSGHGDPGMQGLPLCSEDSGIGADNESVQLADKLGKQASWDSEPSEWKPAFPATPEARLSGHTWQQSPFQMDSDRPQDCPLSRPPMAKVQPEAQGGAGGPCPSSTGPRNTTSSPLGMAKSTWRDSLGIGISREARFSKGPRLMGTSSLSEGEDSSPEEEEDQASSMSPCAWRENSSQPRPRSSPGSPESLFQPHPRRLRSPQAQEMILKMKEAISERIKFVPVPSGPQDWPEEEERRTAVPPRPSTASGSRRAPVRQRRSQSEGCLKSQAEDPTLQELRRVQRDLSQRLEAFYALGARQQGQSAGQVPQPRAEALRPDNCRVTPSNTISKLKASLTKNFSILPSQDKSILQKCGPRPESEQPWWRRAEGLPVAIASGERASEAPGAMDWNVRGCPTRTSVKKLIETFSPTKSLRTLGDSKDSGPSPCLRKWGVPIMPPRFPIYRGLAPLYPKPQISPAASRDPLQVGPDWRPPPPIFPPMLTAEASKSEDLNFNCETEEDPEHLPPPPLEVLMDKSFISLEPPESSKPAGSSSKETHVPGPGGADPARRTWASPKLRASMSPTDLLPSRSTTAPTRPHSTGPGGSKSGCGTKKLTWDLNHLPATSRNPEVEGSGAPSQAPADKAASLSKHPQKAIPWHHSSHTSGHNRTLGPSLARPTRGPHSPEAPRPSQERSALLVRKASPSRGYWTPRAVRRQPSSHRPVRPSAPSVHGSSSPPVSPPVSPKVLSPPTTKKVASPATRQHKPPSPPPASPPTRHKASSPPAQHTEASSLSSGASPSPPVSPTEGQETRGSENNRAATAKVSGNTCSIFCPATSSLFEAALPPSTTHPLTPPSLPPEAGGPRGTPAGCWRSSSGPRPRAGSQRGMALCALNPQPFVRRTASDRRPGLRLPLPVPGATSNACESPLSRSSSSEESPKKDTEPWSSPCAPELKGSGLDASPPELCVLGHGLQREARASRAQDKPQEKEVA; encoded by the coding sequence ATGGGGTGCACACCTTCCCACAATGACCTTGTTAATAGCGTCGCTAAGAGTGGcatccagttttttaaaaagcccaaagCAATTTTGCCGGGACGTCAGGGGGGCAGTGAAAGATGCTCTACCCCTTCGCTGCTTCCCACCTCCACCTGCTATGACTCTGGGGGAGGCTTGTCCCAGGGACAGAGGCTGGCACAGGAGCATTCAAGTTCCCAGACCCAAAGCTCGGCTGAAGGTCTTTGTCAGCTCCCAAGAGATCCCACTGTAGGCAAAGGGAAAGATATGGAAGGACTGCCCCCCAAAGCCAAAACCTCCCAATCCCACCTGGGCAAATCACAAAGCCGCACGGCTAAGGACATGCCGTCCAAGACACAGAGCTCCCACGGGTCACCAGGGGCAGCCTCCTCTGGGGAAGCCAGTGAAGAAAGTAACACCCAGGAAAGGATGCTGAGATGCCACACATGTGGCCAACAGGGCCATTGCTGCCAAAACAGCATTCCTGCTCACGAGCCTCAGGGCAAAGTGGACTTCCCCGAGCCCCTGGTGAAAGCTCACCAGCATGCCTATACCTACCTCCACTCCAGCCTCTCCAAATATGAAGCAATTCTGTGCATCACCCATCAGGCCACCCAGACCCAAGAGCTGCTCCAGCCCATGGTCAGCTTCCTGCTGCTGTGCTTTGATGAGGTCAACCGGCTCTTGGGGGAGATCTCCAAGGATGGAGAAGTGCTCCTCCAAGAAGTTAGGGAGGATCTGGCGTGGCCATTGAGGAAAGGAGAGCCCCAGGAGCAGCCGGACCTCCTACCACAGCTTCTGCAGCACACAGTCAGCAAGCTGCTGGTGCTCAGGGGCATGGTGGCCTCACTCACCGGCAGCTTCCTGGAGAGCTCCAGCAGTTACCTCCATGCCACTGCGAGCCACGTGGGAAAGAAGCTGAGCACAAAGAGGGGTGTGGATGAATGTCTCCTGCGGGCTCTGGGGCAACTGGAGAGCTTGGTGAGTGGCCACGGCGACCCTGGGATGCAGGGTCTGCCCTTGTGCTCCGAGGACAGTGGCATCGGTGCTGACAATGAGTCTGTGCAGCTGGCCGACAAGCTGGGCAAGCAAGCCAGCTGGGACTCAGAGCCCTCGGAATGGAAACCAGCGTTTCCAGCCACACCGGAAGCCAGGCTCTCAGGACACACCTGGCAGCAAAGTCCTTTCCAGATGGATTCAGACCGACCCCAGGACTGCCCGCTCTCGAGACCTCCTATGGCGAAGGTTCAGCCAGAGGCACAGGGTGGGGCCGGTGGCCCATGCCCCTCCAGCACGGGCCCAAGAAACACTACCTCCAGCCCCCTGGGGATGGCCAAAAGCACTTGGCGTGACTCCCTTGGGATTGGGATCTCCAGGGAAGCACGTTTTTCTAAAGGCCCCAGGTTGATGGGCACGTCTTCCCTCAGTGAAGGTGAGGACAGTagcccagaggaggaggaagaccaaGCGAGCAGCATGAGTCCCTGTGCATGGCGGGAAAATTCTTCCCAACCAAGGCCACGGTCTTCACCTGGTAGCCCGGAAAGCCTGTTTCAGCCACACCCCAGGAGGCTTAGGAGCCCCCAAGCCCAGGAAATGATTCTGAAgatgaaggaagcaatcagcgAAAGGATCAAGTTTGTCCCTGTGCCCTCGGGGCCCCAGGACTGgcctgaggaggaggagaggaggacgGCGGTCCCACCAAGACCCAGCACAGCCAGTGGCAGCAGAAGGGCCCCTGTGAGGCAGAGGAGGTCCCAGTCAGAGGGCTGTCTGAAGAGCCAGGCCGAGGACCCCACCCTCCAGGAGCTGCGGAGGGTCCAGAGAGACCTCAGCCAGAGGCTGGAGGCATTTTACGCCCTGGGCGCACGACAGCAGGGGCAGAGCGCGGGGCAGGTCCcgcagcccagagcagaggctCTGAGGCCCGACAACTGCAGGGTCACCCCGAGCAACACCATCAGCAAGCTGAAGGCCTCTCTCACCAAGAACTTCAGCATTTTGCCAAGTCAGGACAAAAGCATCTTGCAGAAATGCGGTCCCCGCCCTGAGAGTGAACAGCCCTGGTGGCGGAGAGCTGAGGGGCTTCCGGTGGCCATTGCGTCGGGTGAGAGGGCCAGTGAGGCTCCAGGAGCCATGGACTGGAATGTCAGGGGCTGCCCCACCAGAACATCGGTCAAGAAACTCATTGAAACTTTCAGTCCCACTAAGAGTCTGAGAACACTGGGGGATTCCAAGGACTCTGGGCCAAGCCCCTGCCTCAGGAAATGGGGGGTCCCCATCATGCCTCCCAGATTTCCCATTTACAGGGGGCTTGCCCCTTTGTATCCAAAGCCACAAATTTCTCCAGCAGCAAGCAGAGACCCCCTCCAGGTGGGGCCAGACTGGAGGCCCCCACCTCCTATTTTTCCCCCTATGCTCACAGCAGAAGCATCCAAGAGTGAGGATCTCAATTTCAACTGTGAAACAGAGGAGGACCCAGAGCATCTCCCTCCACCGCCTCTGGAAGTCCTGATGGACAAATCCTTCATCTCTCTGGAGCCCCCAGAAAGCAGCAAGCCAGCAGGGAGCTCCTCCAAGGAGACCCATGTGCCAGGGCCAGGAGGGGCTGACCCTGCCCGGAGAACGTGGGCTTCCCCAAAGCTAAGAGCCTCCATGAGCCCCACTGACCTGCTACCCAGCAGGAGCACGACTGCCCCCACCAGACCCCACAGCACAGGGCCAGGGGGCAGCAAGAGTGGCTGCGGCACCAAAAAGCTCACCTGGGACCTTAACCACCTGCCAGCAACCAGCAGAAACCCAGAGGTGGAGGGCAGCGGGGCTCCGAGTCAGGCACCTGCAGACAAGGCTGCCAGCCTGTCCAAGCATCCCCAGAAGGCCATCCCCTGGCACCACTCCAGCCACACATCTGGGCACAACAGGACCTTGGGACCCAGCCTGGCCAGGCCAACACGGGGGCCACATTCTCCTGAGGCCCCAAGACCGAGCCAGGAGAGAAGCGCCCTGCTGGTCAGGAAGGCCTCTCCCTCAAGGGGATACTGGACACCCCGAGCAGTCAGGAGGCAGCCCTCCTCTCACAGACCTGTCCGGCCAAGTGCTCCTTCTGTGCATGGCTCCTCCAGCCCACCTGTCAGCCCTCCGGTGAGCCCCAAGGTGCTAAGCCCCCCAACAACGAAGAAAGTAGCTTCCCCAGCAACACGGCAGCACAAGCCGCCCAGCCCTCCCCCCGCGAGCCCACCCACACGTCACAAGGCCTCCAGCCCCCCCGCCCAGCACACGGAAGCAAGTTCCCTTTCCTCTGGcgcctccccatcccccccagtGTCCCCTACTGAGGGACAGGAAACAAGAGGTTCTGAGAACAATCGGGCAGCCACAGCCAAAGTGTCTGGGAACACGTGTTCCATATTCTGTCCAGCCACCTCCTCTCTGTTTGAAGCTGCGCTGCCACCTTCAACCACCCACCCGCTCACCCCACCATCGCTGCCACCTGAAGCCGGGGGCCCTCGTGGGACCCCCGCAGGATGCTGGAGGAGCAGCTCAGGGCCACGGCCGAGGGCGGGCTCACAGCGGGGCATGGCCCTGTGTGCCCTCAACCCTCAGCCTTTCGTCAGGAGGACAGCTTCTGACCGCCGGCCAGGTCTCCGCCTCCCGCTGCCTGTCCCCGGTGCCACCAGCAACGCTTGTGAATCCCCACTCAGCAGGAGCAG